Genomic DNA from Corynebacterium diphtheriae:
GGTTTGGTTTATAATTAAACATATTTTCCGCCTCTAGTCTATCAATGATGCTCAGATCAGCGTTCGCGCCACAGTGCCCCCCTCGATCTGGGCATCACTTTGACTCCAAAGCTAGCGACTAATCTCCAATTAATTTATTTTAATGGACAAAATTAGCTAAGCTGATCTCCTATCATGAATGCTAGATTGGCTCTACTCCCTATATAGAAAAGTGCTAGCTTATTATGCTTTTAAGTACAATAAGCTAGCACTTCTTTTGATTCCTAAGCCCGCAGCTCAATCTACTGTTCCATTCTCCCAGCTCGATACTTTTTATTCCCCTATTCCAGACGCTAATAACACTGATGCTGGTATGGTTCTAAGCGAACAAGAATTACCGATTGGCGTGCTGAACACGCTGGTAAAAGCAAAGCGCATTGCCTATTCTTCAACGCATCCCAATGGACAGCATACTCCTACAACAGCGACCATTTTCACCCCGACTTCTCCATGGCGTGTCCTAGGGCCGCGCCCAGCGGCGTTGCTTGCCCCCGGTACCCAAGGTGCTGGTGATCAGTGCGCACCTTCTAAATTGCTCACACTAGGAGCCGAATATGAGATGCTCCCTACTACGTTATTGTTAAGCCGAGGGGGACAGTAGTTAATACCCACACCTCGGAAGTAGAAGAAAATGCCCCATTGATTTTATGGGGATATTCACAAGGTGGCGGGGCTGCCGCAGCAGCTGAGATGCATGCTACTTATGCGCCAGATGTAAATATTCGCGGAGGTTTTGCCGGTGGAGTTCCCACAGATTTGCTTTCTACCGCCCGCGTTTTAGAAGGTTCACCTTTGTTAGGAGCCTTAGGTTATGCAATTGCCGGTATGTACGAGACGCATCCAGAGACCAGGGCTCACGTAGAAGAATTGCTCAATGAGCGCGGTAACCAATGGATAGCAGATAGTAGCAAGCATTGCATTTTTGATTCTTTCCTGACTATGCCTATCCCAGATTCGCGAATAAAGAACAACGCCTCGGAAATGTTGCGCCTGATGTCCCTATGTGCAGCAAGCTCGCGATATGGTTGCTCATGTCCGCCCATTGCTTACTTCCTTCGAGCCCGCCGTGCAGTGGGCAGAATAACTAGCTATTACCGGTAAGGCTTAGTCTCCAATGCGGTCCCTGCCACGCGTAACAATCAACGGATCAGGTTCGCCAACGGCCTCATGGTCTTTGTTGGCGTACTCAAATTTGCTCAGAATATAGCGCATGGCGTTAATACGTGCGCGTTTTTTGTCGTTCGAACGGATGGTGATCCACGGTGCTTCGTCGGTGTCGGTATAGCGAAATTGTTCTTCTTTCGCACGGGTATAGTCATCCCAACGGTCGAGTGAGGCGAGGTCCATAGGCGATAGTTTCCACTGTCGCACGGGGTCGACTTGTCGGATGGCAAACCTGGTGCGTTGCTCTTTCTGCGTGACGGAGAACCAGAATTTGGTCAGTGAGATACCGGATCCCAGGATCATGTTCTCGAGCATGGGTACTTCGCGGAGGAATTCGGCGTGTTGGGATTCGGTGCAGAATCCCATGACGCGTTCCACGCCGGAGCGGTTGTACCAGGAGCGGTCGAAGAATACGATTTCGCCGGCGCATGGGAAGTGTTCGATGTAGCGCTGGAAGTACCACGAGGTGGATTCGCGTGGCGACGGCTTCTCTAGTGCCACAGTGCGGGCACCGCGAGGGTTCAGGTGTTCGTTGAAGCGCTTGATGGTGCCGCCTTTGCCGGCCGCGTCGCGACCTTCAAACAGGATGATGTGTCGCTGACCTGTGTCTTTGGTCCAGTTCTGCCACTTGAGCAACTCGATTTGGAGAGCACGCTTGGTCTTCTCATACTCGTCACGTGTCATCCGCTCTTCGTAGGGATAGCTTTCGCGCCACGTGTCGATGGGTGTTCCATCGGGGGCTAACAGCACTGGGTCATCTTCATCAGAGTCGTCAACGATGTACCCCTCTGTCGCCGCAAGGTCGATGATAGGAAGCTCGTCTTTGTGGTCAGCCATACTCTTACTTTAGTCCTTTTATCTTCTGCATCACTACAGATTGGCGCGTCACTTTGGGCATTTTTCGTGTTCGCTGCATGCATTTTTTCGAACATATTAGGCATGCTGTGTCGCTTGGTGGGGCTGCATAGCTGGTTATTCGTATGTACACTCTGGGCCGTACACCGCAAGGGGCTAGCGTTCGCCTATAGAAGATGAGCTAATATGCTTGAGTCTTTGTCTATCTTTTTTGACCAACCTTGGCGCAGATTTCTTCCACTTTCGCTCCGGTGAGTGACGACGCCACCGGCTTGATCTGCAGCTAGGTGTTGCGCTCCTGAGTGACACAATGGCTCCCTACTGTTTTCGGTAGGGAGCCATTCTTTTTAACTTCTCGCTAGAATATCCGCGATTCCGGCATGTCCGGCACTATTCACGTGCAGCGGCATGTTCCCACCACCTGCGGTGAAGTCGATGATCCCTGCGAACCATCGCTCGTGGTCGGGCGCGCACATGCCGTGGTTTGCGGCGCGGACTTTCAGATCCACAAACTCGGTTCCGGTGGCATTGGCTAGGTCAACGTTCATCCACTGTGCTGTGTCTTCCCAATAGGAAACCGACCCAAACGGAAGCTTGCGCCACTCGGCAAAGACTGGGCCGGACGGCAATACGTGGAACAAGCAGGCTCGACCGTTATCCGCGATGGGCAGATAGCCGACGATCTGAATGCGCGCGTTCGGTGCGGCGGCACGAATACGATCGATTTGGGGGCGCATGGCGTCCACGTATGCACCACGAATATGGCCTTGGTCCCAACCCTTCAGATTGTAGGCATCGTTAAAGCCTTGGGTGATCAGCACTCGACGGGTACCGGCGTTGAGGGTGCCGTCGGCAAGCGCTTGATCTACCTGGTCGAAAAACTTTGGGCCGTTGGCTACCGACGTCGCCCCTGGACATGAGTAATCTGCGATCGCGAGGCCGAGACGCTGCGCGGTTTGGTGCCCATAGTTGGTGGGGCTTTGGATGCAGTTTTTGCCAGGAATGGACGAGCCATACTGGAGTGTGCGCGCAATGCGATTACCGATGTAGGCGAACGTGGGGGAATCCGCAGCGATGGAGTCGCCAAAATTAACCAGATTGCCTTCTGCAGCCGATGCGGCTGGGGCGGAGATAATGCTTACTGCAGCAATAACACCGGCGAATACGCCGGACAGCTTTTTCATGAGAGAAACTCTATTCGAGGCAAGGTAGAGTTAAAAAGACTTATTTAAGATACACCAAAGGGCTCAGCCGGAGCTGAGCCCTTGAGCGTTAAGAAATCACAAAGTGATTACTTCCATATGCCCGCCAGGGTCTTCAGGCCCTTAGCAAGCTCGAGAATGCCGTTTTCATTGAAGACAGCATAGATGCTCTTAAAGAAGGCTTGAATGACAGTGAATGCGATTTCAAAGGAAGAAGACATATTTTTAATCCTTAACTAGTAGTTAACCTAGATTACTTGACATGAATAAGAGGGGAAGAGGTTACTACATCCGAAGAAGCTTGAACGATGAGCTTCAGGCTCTTGTAGATGTCTCCAAGATCGAATTTAGCAAGACCGCTGATTACCTTAGCCCAGCCATCCCAAGTGTCAATGAAGTTAGAAAGGTGAGTGGTGATAGAACCCATAGTGTTCTCCTATAAAGAGAGTCTGGTAGCTAACCAGAACCGGTTTTGGAAATTTCACAGACCCCCTCGCGCGAGGAAGTCCTGCCGACTCCCTCGCGGAAGCCCTGCGAACTATTAAAGCACACGCCGCATAGCTTTTAAACCGTTCTTACAAAGTTTTTATTAGAAATTTGCGATCGAAGGGTGCTACCCCAAACCGCTGTAACTACATCACTTTTACCCCCCGTTAGTTTGTGTAGCTTTCCCCACACATGTCTAGCTGGCACTTTATAAAACTGATTATTTGCCCCAAATATTATTTTTCCCCCTGTGTAACGCACCGATAACAGCAGCCGATGTTTGCGAAAAAATTGCGTAGATCACATTTATCAGATCTTCTAACTCACCCTATTGCGGGGGTAAAATAGCTTTTCCGCTATGCATAGAAACCCCGTTTTGCAGGTTTTAACACTGGCTAAGGATGACGTAAGGCGACATCCTCATGGCCCTTTTGCCTATCCCATACTCATAAAACAGGCCCAGTACGGCCGATATAGGTTATCCCCCGCAGATAAGCACAAAAAGGAGTGGCACGCATTGCGTGCCACTCCTTTATATATAGAGGTATGGGTTGTTTAGAAGCCCATGCCGCCCATCTCGTCAGCACCTGGCATAGCTGGAGCTGCTGGCTCTGGCTTATCAGCCACAACAGCCTCAGTGGTCAGGAACAGCGCTGCAATGGAGGCAGCGTTCTGCAGAGCAGAGCGGGTAACCTTCACTGGATCGTTGATGCCCGCAGCCATCAGGTCGACGTACTCGCCGGTAGCAGCGTTTAGGCCCTCGCCTGCTGGCAGGTGGGAAACCTTGTCTGCCACAACGCCAGCCTCAAGGCCCGCGTTGAGAGCGATCTGCTTCAGTGGTGCAGAAAGTGCCTCGCGGACGATCTTGACACCGGTGGCTTCGTCGCCAGTCAGGTCAAGGTCGTTAGCCAACACGTGTGCGGCCTGGAGAAGTGCTACGCCACCGCCGGCAACGATGCCCTCTTCCACAGCAGCCTTTGCGTTACGCACAGCATCCTCAATACGGTGCTTGCGTTCGGTCAGCTCAACCTCGGTAGCAGCACCGACTTTGATAACTGCAACGCCGCCAGCCAACTTAGCTAGGCGCTCCTGCAGCTTCTCGCGGTCGTACTCGGAATCAGAGTTCTCGATCTCGGTGCGAATCTGGTTCACGCGACCGTCGATCTGAGTGGAATCGCCAGCACCTTCAACGATGGTGGTGTCATCCTTGGTCACAACAACCTTGCGTGCGCGACCCAGCAATGGCAGATCAGCAGTCTCAAGGGAGAGACCAACCTCTTCAGAGATAACCTGGCCGCCGGTCAGGATAGCCATATCCTGCAGCTGAGCCTTACGACGATCACCGAAACCTGGTGCCTTAACAGCAACAGACTTGAAAGTGCCGCGGATCTTGTTCACAACCAAGGTGGACAAAGCCTCACCCTCAACGTCTTCAGCGATGATGAGCAGTGGCTTGCCGGTCTGCATAACCTTCTCCAACAGTGGGAGAAGTTCCTTGATGTTAGAGATCTTGCCGGAAACCAACAAAATGTATGGGTCTTCCAGAACAGCCTCAAGGCGCTCCATGTCGGTTGCGAAGTAACCGGAGATGTAGCCCTTATCAAAGCGCATACCCTCAGTAACCTCGAGATCCACACCGAAGGTGTTGGACTCTTCAACCGTAATCACGGATTCTTTGTTCAGCTTGCCACCGCCGACTGCGTACATCGCCTTAGCGATCTGCTCACCAATAGCTGGATCGGCAGCAGAAATACCAGCAGTAGCAGCGATCTGCTCCTCAGTCTCAACCTCTTTAGCAGAAGCCAGCAGTGCTTCAGTAACCTTAGCGGTAGCCAGCTCAATACCGCGCTTAATGCCCATTGGGTTAGAACCAGCAGCAACGTTACGCAGGCCCTCGCGAACAAGTGCCTGTGCCAAAACGGTCGCAGTAGTGGTGCCGTCGCCAGCTACGTCGTCAGTCTTCTTAGCGACTTCCTTAACCAGCTCAGCGCCGATCTTCTCATACGGATCCTCGAGCTCAATCTCGCGAGCAATCGAGACACCGTCGTTAGTAATGGTAGGAGCGCCCCAGCTCTTCTCCAAAACAACGTTACGACCCTTAGGGCCCAACGTTACCTTTACGGCATCTGCCAGAGTGTTCAAACCCTTTTCAAGGCCACGACGTGCTTCCTCATCAAAGGCAATGATCTTTGCCATGAAACTTTGTGCTCCTTATATATATAGAGGCGTAAAACTCTTGAGAACTTTCGCAGGACGACACTCACGCCTTAAACAACCCAGCAGGCGCCCGCGACGGCACGGTGGCGAGTGTAATCCAACCTCACCCACTGATCTGTCTCTCATGTGTTCATTTGTTTAGCACTCGGTTAGATCGAGTGCTAAGTCCGTTTTAGCAGTCTACGGGTACGAGTGCAAGATTTATCGCTGTCAGCGTAAGAAACATATATATAAGGAATAGAAAAACTTACGTAGCAGAATTTTACATAGCGCGCGCATGTTTATAAGAAAAATGCCTAACTTCATAAGGGTTCAGTTATATAAACGCGAGCGTGTCAAGGAAGATCACGGGGTAGAACTCGTCTAACTGACGGTTTTTACCACACCAGTACTTCATCAAGCACTGCATCTGTCACTACAGAGATGTCCACCCGCATGGCAGTGGCCATATATATGGTGTTAAATATCGCGGATGGTCATCCCACCGGCATACAAACTCACGATCATGTCATCGACATCCGTTAAACACTTCGAGCCTTTCGGGACCATGGTGGGAATATACGTCCCAGCTCTATCCTGGGGGACGCCTGCGGTAACCGGGCCGTCGTTGGAATCAACAGTCTTTAGGTAGGTGCCGTTGCGATAATTGTCGATCCCAGCAGCCGCTTTAGCTTCCCGATCACCGGATTGATAGCCGAGCTGAGCATCCGTCGTCGATGTACCTAGTTCGTCAATCAGCTTCGCGATTTCAGTGTTAGCAAGCAGCTTTTCCTCAGGTCGCGTCAATCTTGGCCTTATCAGCTGAGTCTCGTCTTGCCACAGTAGT
This window encodes:
- a CDS encoding lipase family protein — protein: MILWGYSQGGGAAAAAEMHATYAPDVNIRGGFAGGVPTDLLSTARVLEGSPLLGALGYAIAGMYETHPETRAHVEELLNERGNQWIADSSKHCIFDSFLTMPIPDSRIKNNASEMLRLMSLCAASSRYGCSCPPIAYFLRARRAVGRITSYYR
- the groL gene encoding chaperonin GroEL (60 kDa chaperone family; promotes refolding of misfolded polypeptides especially under stressful conditions; forms two stacked rings of heptamers to form a barrel-shaped 14mer; ends can be capped by GroES; misfolded proteins enter the barrel where they are refolded when GroES binds), with protein sequence MAKIIAFDEEARRGLEKGLNTLADAVKVTLGPKGRNVVLEKSWGAPTITNDGVSIAREIELEDPYEKIGAELVKEVAKKTDDVAGDGTTTATVLAQALVREGLRNVAAGSNPMGIKRGIELATAKVTEALLASAKEVETEEQIAATAGISAADPAIGEQIAKAMYAVGGGKLNKESVITVEESNTFGVDLEVTEGMRFDKGYISGYFATDMERLEAVLEDPYILLVSGKISNIKELLPLLEKVMQTGKPLLIIAEDVEGEALSTLVVNKIRGTFKSVAVKAPGFGDRRKAQLQDMAILTGGQVISEEVGLSLETADLPLLGRARKVVVTKDDTTIVEGAGDSTQIDGRVNQIRTEIENSDSEYDREKLQERLAKLAGGVAVIKVGAATEVELTERKHRIEDAVRNAKAAVEEGIVAGGGVALLQAAHVLANDLDLTGDEATGVKIVREALSAPLKQIALNAGLEAGVVADKVSHLPAGEGLNAATGEYVDLMAAGINDPVKVTRSALQNAASIAALFLTTEAVVADKPEPAAPAMPGADEMGGMGF
- the ppk2 gene encoding polyphosphate kinase 2, giving the protein MADHKDELPIIDLAATEGYIVDDSDEDDPVLLAPDGTPIDTWRESYPYEERMTRDEYEKTKRALQIELLKWQNWTKDTGQRHIILFEGRDAAGKGGTIKRFNEHLNPRGARTVALEKPSPRESTSWYFQRYIEHFPCAGEIVFFDRSWYNRSGVERVMGFCTESQHAEFLREVPMLENMILGSGISLTKFWFSVTQKEQRTRFAIRQVDPVRQWKLSPMDLASLDRWDDYTRAKEEQFRYTDTDEAPWITIRSNDKKRARINAMRYILSKFEYANKDHEAVGEPDPLIVTRGRDRIGD
- a CDS encoding SGNH/GDSL hydrolase family protein encodes the protein MKKLSGVFAGVIAAVSIISAPAASAAEGNLVNFGDSIAADSPTFAYIGNRIARTLQYGSSIPGKNCIQSPTNYGHQTAQRLGLAIADYSCPGATSVANGPKFFDQVDQALADGTLNAGTRRVLITQGFNDAYNLKGWDQGHIRGAYVDAMRPQIDRIRAAAPNARIQIVGYLPIADNGRACLFHVLPSGPVFAEWRKLPFGSVSYWEDTAQWMNVDLANATGTEFVDLKVRAANHGMCAPDHERWFAGIIDFTAGGGNMPLHVNSAGHAGIADILARS